In one window of Arachis ipaensis cultivar K30076 chromosome B06, Araip1.1, whole genome shotgun sequence DNA:
- the LOC107646475 gene encoding uncharacterized protein LOC107646475 isoform X2 has protein sequence MEPQKSDNNDQPPTHPSVQKSVLDCVREKAARATMEGLTDDASFMDVVAQIHEHIIRSERTTRSAMSTQLQHSMRLTEIVAGHSTMLDILWSKHVGRKSSQGLDKGPKSKEGVCASKRKVCSSARLEMVASKAKDVRRLCGEKQMKVDVKRSKGKCNHTKKAASRGDKPCQKPLKRKLEFSMASDSDVEVSADLIEFGTPYNNGRNRCGLVQGEDMPQAPGWHVLLKP, from the exons ATGGAGCCGCAAAAGAGCGACAACAATGACCAGCCTCCAACGCATCCATCGGTGCAGAAGTCGGTGTTGGACTGTGTGAG GGAGAAGGCAGCAAGAGCAACAATGGAGGGTCTTACGGATGATGCTTCCTTCATGGATGTTGTTGCTCAGATTCATGAG CACATCATTCGAAGTGAGAGGACTACAAGGTCAGCTATGTCAACACAGTTACAACATTCAATGAGGTTAACAGAGATTGTGGCTGGCCACTCAACCATGTTAGACATCCTATGGTCGAAACATGTGGGTCGAAAGAGTTCACAGGGACTGGACAAAGGACCCAAGAGCAAAGAAGGGGTGTGTGCATCAAAGAGGAAAGTGTGCTCTAGTGCAAGGCTGGAAATGGTGGCTTCAAAGGCAAAAGACGTGAGACGTCTCTGCGGAGAGAAACAGATGAAAGTCGACGTGAAGAGGTCAAAAGGGAAGTGCAATCATACTAAGAAAGCGGCGTCCAGAGGTGATAAGCCCTGCCAGAAGCCATTGAAG AGGAAGTTGGAGTTTTCCATGGCGTCTGACAGTGATGTGGAAGTCTCAGCTGATTTGATTGAGTTCGGCACACCCTATAACAATGGACGCAACCGATGTGGACTGGTGCAGGGGGAAGACATGCCCCAG GCCCCCGGATGGCATGTTCTTCTCAAACCTTGA
- the LOC107646475 gene encoding uncharacterized protein LOC107646475 isoform X1, with protein MEPQKSDNNDQPPTHPSVQKSVLDCVREKAARATMEGLTDDASFMDVVAQIHEHIIRSERTTRSAMSTQLQHSMRLTEIVAGHSTMLDILWSKHVGRKSSQGLDKGPKSKEGVCASKRKVCSSARLEMVASKAKDVRRLCGEKQMKVDVKRSKGKCNHTKKAASRGDKPCQKPLKRKLEFSMASDSDVEVSADLIEFGTPYNNGRNRCGLVQGEDMPQVFYLMFRPPDGMFFSNLELAVVSYVFDAHLDKRLVYLTGTIHYLKKCS; from the exons ATGGAGCCGCAAAAGAGCGACAACAATGACCAGCCTCCAACGCATCCATCGGTGCAGAAGTCGGTGTTGGACTGTGTGAG GGAGAAGGCAGCAAGAGCAACAATGGAGGGTCTTACGGATGATGCTTCCTTCATGGATGTTGTTGCTCAGATTCATGAG CACATCATTCGAAGTGAGAGGACTACAAGGTCAGCTATGTCAACACAGTTACAACATTCAATGAGGTTAACAGAGATTGTGGCTGGCCACTCAACCATGTTAGACATCCTATGGTCGAAACATGTGGGTCGAAAGAGTTCACAGGGACTGGACAAAGGACCCAAGAGCAAAGAAGGGGTGTGTGCATCAAAGAGGAAAGTGTGCTCTAGTGCAAGGCTGGAAATGGTGGCTTCAAAGGCAAAAGACGTGAGACGTCTCTGCGGAGAGAAACAGATGAAAGTCGACGTGAAGAGGTCAAAAGGGAAGTGCAATCATACTAAGAAAGCGGCGTCCAGAGGTGATAAGCCCTGCCAGAAGCCATTGAAG AGGAAGTTGGAGTTTTCCATGGCGTCTGACAGTGATGTGGAAGTCTCAGCTGATTTGATTGAGTTCGGCACACCCTATAACAATGGACGCAACCGATGTGGACTGGTGCAGGGGGAAGACATGCCCCAG GTTTTTTACCTCATGTTCAGGCCCCCGGATGGCATGTTCTTCTCAAACCTTGAGCTCGCGGTTGTGTCATATGTTTTCGATGCCCATCTGGACAAAAGGTTAGTTTACTTGACAGGTACTATTCACTATTTGAAAAAGTGTTCATAA